In the genome of Sphingomonas sp. LR60, the window GCCGCTCGCCCGCGACGCCGCCGCGATCCGCGCATCGCCTGCGACCTGCGCCGCCTCCGCCTCATAGCTCTGCGCGTCAACCGCCGGCGTGGGCGTCACCCTCAGCCCGGTGCCGCCGGCCACCACCACCTTGTTGACGCCGCCGAGCAGGAACGCGCTGCCGCCCCGCACCGCGCGCCCGTTGACGCGCAGCACTCGTCCGCCGGACGCGTCGACACGCGCCGGCCCGTCCTCCGCGGTATAGACCCAATAGGTCGCCGACGCGCCGTCGCGCTTGGCATCGCGCGCGTCATAGACCTGCGCGGCATCGCCCGCCGCCTGCGTCAGCGTGATCCGGTCGACCAGCGCATTGCCCTGCGTCCGTCCGCGCCCGTCGCGGCTGCGCGTCGCCAGCGTCACGACATGCCGCCCCGCGCTCAAGGTCAGTTCGGTATCGGCATGATCGAGGACCGCGGGCTTGTAGCCGAGCGGCAGGTTGATCTCCCCGACCTCTTTTCCGTCGACGCGCAGGAAGACGTTGGTCGCGCCTTCCGCCTCGGCCAGCGGATCCTTGTTGAAGGTGCTGGCGAGCACGCGCAGCGCGTAGCGGCCCGCACGCGGCACCTGCACCGCAAAGTCGAGCGCGGCGTCGTTACCGCCCGCAAACCCCTCGACCGAATAGCCGCCGGAGGTGTGGAAGCGCGAGACGTCCTTGGGCGATCCCTCCGGTCCGCGCACCTTCAGCCCGCTGCCGCGCCGCGTCGCCGCCTCCGCCTCGTAATCCTGCCGCCACGGCGCGGGTGGCGCAGGCAGGGCGGTGGTGGCCGGCGTGACGACCAGCTCATACGCCGATTCCTCGCGCAGCGCGGGCAAGTCGCCGCCACCGCCAAAGGTCAGCGTGATCGCACCGTCGGTCACCGGCACGCGCCGATCGACGATCGTGACCGGCGGAGCGGCGTCGCCCAACTGCCCGGTCCACGCGATCTCGCGCACGCGCACCTGCGCCGTCGCCCCGAACAGCGCCGGGAGCCTGGTCAGCGCCACGGTCGCCGCACCGCTCTTGCCGCCGAGCAGCACGCGCGCCTGTCGCCGCGCTGGGTCGAGCGTCGCGACCCCTTGCAACGTATAGCTCTGGTCGCGGTGCGGCGGCGTCACCGCCAGCGTGTGCCCGCTCATCGTCGCATAGGCGTTGAGCAGCCACCATTGCCCGTTGCCGCGGTTCGCCTGCACCGCGCTGTCGCTCAGATTGCCGTCGATGTTCCAGTAAGCGATGTCGGCATCGACCTTCGCATCCTCGATCGCCGCGACCCACTGGATCATCTGCCCGGGCACCGAGGTGTGGTAGTTATAGGCATATTCGTTGATGTTGACCGGCAGGTGCCCTCCCTGCCACTTCGTCCCCGCGAACAGCCGGTCCTCCCACGCGCGATACTTTCGCACGCTGGTGCGGACGGTCGCGGGATCGCTCAGTTCGTGCCACGTCACGACGTCGGGCATCGTGTCGGCGGCGATCGCGTGGCGGAGGAAGCCCTCGACCTGATCGAACAGGATGCTGGTGTTCGGCCCCGCGATCCGCGTCCCCGGTGCCGTCTGCCGCAACGCGCGCACCGCGCGGTCCCATGCGTCGAGGAACACCGCCGGCTCCTTGAGCCAGCTCACACCGTTGCAGCTCTTGGCATCGGCGCTGAACATGTTTCCGTCGGGCTCGTTGAACGGCACGAACACGATCCGGTCACGATAGCGTGCGGGCAGGGCGCGGACCTGCGCCGCCTGCCGCTTCAGCACCTCGATATAATTGGTCACCGATTGCGCGCAGTCGCCGCTCTTCCACTTGTACGGAAACTCGCGGAAGATGTCGGTCATGTAGATATAGGTGTCGCCGCCCGACGCATCGGTCAGCAGCGTCGAGACCTCCAGCGCGTCGGCGCCGGGATGCTGCGGGCCATCCTGCGCCTTGGTCGACACCGTGCGCAGGTTGATCCCCTCGAGCAGGTTGGGGTGCGGCAGCCGCGCATCGTACAGGCCATAGAGCGTGCCCGACGCGCCGCCGTGGAACCCGCCGGTATCGCTGCTCATGTCGACGGTCAGCCGTTCCGGCGCGTCCTGCGCCAGCGCGGGTCCGGCGGTGGAGGCGAGCAGGGCGGCAAGGGCGAGGGCGCGCATGTGGCGAAACTCCGGGAGAGAGCGGGCGGCGGTCATGCCGCACGCTCCGCGTTCATGCGCGCGATCGTCGCGCGGTTGAGGATCAGCCGGCTGATCGTGAAGGCCAGCAGCAGGTGCATCGCCGCCGGCACCAGCGTCGATAACGCGCGGATCCCGGTCAGCGACAGCGCGGTCTGGTTGCCCGCCCCGGCCTTGTAGGAGACGAGCACCAGCACCCCGCTGATCAGCGCGCCCGCGACCGCCCACGCCAGCTTCACGAAAAACTGGTTGAACGCGAAGCTCATGCCCGAAGAGCGCATCCCCAGCTTCCACTCGCCATATTGGTCGGCAAGCTGGATCAACGTGAAGTGCAGCGGCAACGTGCAGCCCAGCACGATGCAGCACAGCCCTACCAGCACCAGCCACAAGGTCGGATAGTCGCCCGGCACGAAGAAGGCCGCGATATGCCCCGCGACGAGGATCAGATTGACCCAGATGTAGATCGACCGCACGTCATATCGACGGGTGAAGAAGGTGACGACGATCGAGCCGATGAACCCGCCGATCGTCGCGATGCCGAAGAAGAACGCCTGATAGGTCGTCCCGCCGTTCAGCACATAGGTGATGAAATACAGCGCCGCGCCGCCCTTGGTGTTGAAGATCGCGATCAGCAGCAGCGTCATCGCGA includes:
- a CDS encoding cellulosome protein, with product MTAARSLPEFRHMRALALAALLASTAGPALAQDAPERLTVDMSSDTGGFHGGASGTLYGLYDARLPHPNLLEGINLRTVSTKAQDGPQHPGADALEVSTLLTDASGGDTYIYMTDIFREFPYKWKSGDCAQSVTNYIEVLKRQAAQVRALPARYRDRIVFVPFNEPDGNMFSADAKSCNGVSWLKEPAVFLDAWDRAVRALRQTAPGTRIAGPNTSILFDQVEGFLRHAIAADTMPDVVTWHELSDPATVRTSVRKYRAWEDRLFAGTKWQGGHLPVNINEYAYNYHTSVPGQMIQWVAAIEDAKVDADIAYWNIDGNLSDSAVQANRGNGQWWLLNAYATMSGHTLAVTPPHRDQSYTLQGVATLDPARRQARVLLGGKSGAATVALTRLPALFGATAQVRVREIAWTGQLGDAAPPVTIVDRRVPVTDGAITLTFGGGGDLPALREESAYELVVTPATTALPAPPAPWRQDYEAEAATRRGSGLKVRGPEGSPKDVSRFHTSGGYSVEGFAGGNDAALDFAVQVPRAGRYALRVLASTFNKDPLAEAEGATNVFLRVDGKEVGEINLPLGYKPAVLDHADTELTLSAGRHVVTLATRSRDGRGRTQGNALVDRITLTQAAGDAAQVYDARDAKRDGASATYWVYTAEDGPARVDASGGRVLRVNGRAVRGGSAFLLGGVNKVVVAGGTGLRVTPTPAVDAQSYEAEAAQVAGDARIAAASRASGGQAVFDIGGSPGNGNTLTFPDIRVARAGTYALTVRFSNDEQSKATHYNPDPLARVARIAVNGAKPVLATFPNSFHRNNWWEMTVPVTLRAGRNSVRIAGEEQPNWDGTSYASQVWPGVLLRSRFAPNIDRITVTPMP